One genomic segment of Actinoplanes ianthinogenes includes these proteins:
- a CDS encoding ABC transporter permease, with protein MGAVLPTALGLLILWAEADTGRAGPDATAGLLLVTVITLTGYVSGTTTLAARRRQSVLRRLRTSGASDAAILAGTLAPSAALTVAQTALLLGITASGEGLGPVTPGPLLLAVVGGTVLGCALAALTAAFTSAPELAQLTTSPIALAWLGSALWAARTPPDQVPTLMLALPGAAVTQLSRIAWQIPGAAGLLPAIALLTLPALAAVPIATRLFRWDPRQ; from the coding sequence CGCTGGGGTTGCTGATCCTCTGGGCCGAGGCGGACACCGGCCGGGCCGGCCCGGACGCCACCGCCGGGCTGCTGCTGGTCACGGTGATCACCCTGACCGGATATGTCTCCGGCACCACCACGCTGGCCGCTCGCCGCCGGCAGTCCGTCCTTCGCCGGCTGCGGACCAGCGGCGCGTCGGACGCGGCGATCCTGGCCGGCACCCTGGCGCCGTCGGCGGCGCTCACCGTGGCACAGACAGCGCTCCTGCTCGGCATCACCGCGTCCGGGGAGGGCTTGGGGCCGGTCACGCCGGGCCCGCTGCTGCTCGCCGTCGTGGGCGGCACCGTCCTCGGGTGCGCTCTGGCAGCACTGACCGCCGCGTTCACCTCCGCCCCCGAGCTGGCTCAGCTGACCACCTCACCGATCGCCCTGGCCTGGCTGGGCAGCGCCTTGTGGGCCGCCCGGACCCCGCCGGACCAGGTACCCACTCTGATGCTGGCGCTCCCGGGCGCGGCGGTGACCCAGCTGTCCCGGATCGCTTGGCAGATCCCGGGCGCCGCCGGCCTGCTACCGGCCATCGCCTTGCTGACCTTGCCCGCACTGGCCGCGGTGCCCATAGCCACCCGGCTGTTCCGCTGGGACCCACGCCAGTAG
- a CDS encoding flavin-containing monooxygenase — protein sequence MTRILIIGAGFGGVAAADALLKAGFDDITLVEKADRVGGVWRDNRYPGCACDIPAPLYSYSYAQNPAWSRRFPPQSEILAYLERCVAEFGLAGKVRLGTEVTAAEWADGVWRVTTAAGEVLVADVVIPAVGQLSRPAMPQLSGEFAGPAMHTARWDPSVSLSGKRVAVIGTGASAIQLVPAIAGVASRVTVFQRTAPWTLPKPNRRYGFVRRNLYKSFPALMGPARAGTWLMTVVTGRALTGHKIAGALLHTLSAGQRRWQVRDPALRRKVTPDEPMGCKRVLFTNDWLPTLARPDVDLITEKIIGVTAGGVRTADGVEHAADVLVYGTGFAATEFLVPIKVTGRDGVRLDEVWKDGAHAYLGMAVPGFPNMFLVYGPNTNTGNTSVVYFHEAQARWIAQAVRHLNHHQTPFEVRPEVAAAYDEELQTRLAKSVWTSCQSWYRTATGRVVTNWPGMAAEYRRRTTRLRPEDFW from the coding sequence ATGACCCGCATCCTGATCATCGGCGCCGGGTTCGGCGGGGTGGCGGCTGCTGACGCGCTGCTCAAGGCCGGGTTCGATGACATCACCCTGGTCGAGAAGGCGGATCGAGTCGGTGGGGTGTGGCGGGACAATCGGTATCCCGGGTGCGCTTGCGACATTCCTGCTCCGCTCTACTCCTATTCGTACGCGCAGAATCCCGCGTGGAGTCGTCGCTTTCCGCCGCAGTCGGAGATCCTGGCCTATCTCGAACGGTGCGTGGCCGAATTCGGTCTCGCGGGGAAGGTCCGGCTCGGGACCGAGGTGACGGCCGCGGAGTGGGCCGACGGGGTGTGGCGGGTGACGACCGCTGCCGGCGAGGTGCTTGTGGCGGACGTGGTGATCCCGGCTGTCGGGCAGCTGTCGCGGCCGGCGATGCCGCAGCTCAGCGGGGAATTCGCGGGGCCGGCCATGCACACGGCTCGCTGGGATCCCTCGGTGTCGCTGTCGGGTAAGCGGGTGGCGGTGATCGGGACCGGGGCCAGCGCGATTCAGTTGGTGCCGGCTATCGCGGGGGTGGCTTCGCGGGTCACGGTGTTTCAGCGAACCGCGCCGTGGACGCTGCCGAAGCCGAACCGCCGCTACGGCTTCGTCCGGAGAAATCTGTACAAGTCGTTCCCGGCGCTGATGGGACCGGCGCGTGCGGGCACCTGGCTGATGACCGTGGTGACCGGTCGTGCCCTGACCGGACACAAGATCGCGGGTGCGCTGCTGCACACCCTCTCCGCCGGCCAGCGCCGCTGGCAGGTGCGCGACCCTGCGCTGCGTCGCAAGGTCACCCCGGACGAGCCGATGGGCTGCAAGCGGGTGCTGTTCACCAACGACTGGCTGCCCACCCTCGCCCGCCCGGACGTCGACCTGATCACCGAGAAGATCATCGGGGTGACGGCTGGTGGCGTGCGGACCGCGGACGGGGTGGAGCATGCGGCCGACGTGCTGGTGTACGGCACCGGTTTCGCGGCGACCGAGTTCCTGGTCCCGATCAAGGTGACCGGCCGGGACGGGGTCCGGCTGGACGAGGTGTGGAAGGACGGTGCGCACGCCTATCTGGGCATGGCCGTCCCCGGATTTCCGAACATGTTCCTGGTCTACGGCCCGAACACGAACACCGGCAACACCTCGGTGGTCTACTTCCACGAGGCCCAGGCCCGCTGGATCGCCCAGGCTGTCCGCCATCTCAACCATCATCAAACCCCTTTCGAGGTACGCCCCGAGGTCGCTGCCGCCTACGACGAGGAATTGCAGACCCGCCTCGCGAAAAGTGTCTGGACGTCTTGTCAAAGCTGGTATCGCACCGCCACCGGCCGCGTAGTCACCAACTGGCCAGGCATGGCCGCCGAATACCGCCGCCGCACCACCCGCCTCCGCCCCGAAGACTTCTGGTGA